Part of the uncultured Desulfobacter sp. genome, AACAGGTTTCGTTTTGCTCTAGGGCCTCGACACACACCCGGTTGACGCATTCGGGTACATTGAAGTCCGGCTCGCCGATCTCCATGTGAATGACGTTAATCCCCTGGGCTTCCATCTTATGGATCTTTTCCATCACGTCCATGGCAATGAACGGTTTCATCTGTTCACATCGTTTGGCCACAGTCATGTTCAGATCACCTTATTCAATGCGCATTCAATGATACCTTCGGCACCGGCCTTCAACAGTTGGGGGATCAGATCCCGGACCACACTGTTTTCAACCACGGTCTCTACGGAGAACCAGTCGGACTGGTACAGGGAGGCCACGGTGGGAGCGTTGAGGCTTGGCAGAAGGTCCACCACATCCGCAATTTTAGATTCAGGGACATTCATTTTAAGCATCACAAGCTTTTCCGCCACAAGTGCTGCCTGGAGCAACATGGCAATCTGCTCGATTTTTTCCCGCTTCACCGGATCCTGCCAAGCTGTTTTATTGGCAATGAGCTGGGTGTTGGTTTTCATGATCTCGTGGATCACTTTTAAATTATGCGCCCGGATCGTGCTTTCGGTCTCGGTGATTTCCACAATGGCATCGGCCAGGCCGGATACGATTTTGGCTTCCGTGGCGCCCCAGGAAAACTTCACATTGACATTAATGTTACGGGATTCAAAAAAGCGTTTTGTAAATTTTACAAGTTCGGTGGAGATGGTTTTGCCTTCCAGGTCCTCAAGGCTGTTTATTTCGGAGTCTCCTGCCACGGCAATCACCCACCGGGCCGGGCGGGAAGATACCTTTGAATAAACTAGATCGGTCACGACGTGGACGTCAGACTCGTGCTCGGCCACCCAGTCAAGACCGGTCAGGCCTGCGTCAATGATGCCGGATTCCACATTGATGGACATCTCCTGGGCCCGGCACAGGGCGCATTCAATGGTATCATCGTCAATGTCCGGGAAGTAGCTTCTGCCTTCAACGTTGATTTTCCATCCCGAACGTCTGAACAGGTTGATGGTGGCATTCTGCAGGCTTCCTTTGGGAATGCCCAGTTTCAATTTTTTCTCCATTACTTGTACACCTTTTCCGGGTCAAAGACCCGCTGTTCAACTATTTTAAATTCATTGTTTTCAACTACTCGGTAAAAACAGCTTTTATACCCTTTGTGGCAGGCGGCACCGCCGATCTGGGTCACCTTGAGAAGCACAGTGTCATTGTCACAGTCCACCCGGATCTCCTTGACCTGTTGAACGTGTCCCGAGGTTTCTCCCTTTTTCCATAATTTATTCCTGGACCGGCTGTAATAGACGGCATTGCCGCAGGCAAGTGTCTCTTCAAAGGCCGCTTTGTTCATATAGGCCATCATCAGCACCTCACCTGTCTCCGCGTCCTGGGCAATGGCGGGGATCAGCCCGCCGGTTTTTTCAAAATCAAGTTCCGGCATGACTCTTTTGTCTTCCTTATAATTTTGAGTGTTCGATAAATTGAAGGCGGCAATTGCCGCTTGAAGCCGGATCATTAATGCGTTCTATTATTTAAAAAACGCTTTAATATTATACACATTTTATCCAGCCAACCATATCAAAACTTTAATAATTAATGGTTTGGACAAAAAATGTCAATTTGAAAATAGAATCAAGAATGGTCGAAGAAATACTTTTGATCGAAGATGAGGTGTTCGCCCTTTCGAACCCGTTCCCGCAAAAGGCCCAGTTTTTTATCCAGATCGGCCAGGCAGACGGCACTGTTTTTTTCCGTTGCCAGGGTTTTGACCACGTCGGCAATCCCTCCGTTTTTTATCACGATGCGCCGGTCACAGGAAAGCGCCAGTAAGGGGTCATGGGTGGCAATCAGGACAATTTTTTCCTTGTTGAGCAGCAGGGAAATCGCTTTGACGCGGTCGATTCCTGCGTTTTCAATTTCATCGATCAACACCACGGGGGATGCGCTCAAGTAGGCCACATCGGCGATCATCAGCGCCCGGGACTGGCCCCCGGACAGGGAGGTGATGGCCGTGTCCAGGGAAAAGGGCTCGCCGGCAAGCATGACGGCAGATTGGTATATCTGTTCTATTTTTTCAGGAATAGTATTAATGAGGCGGCTTTCGGCATGCATCTGTAAAAATGCCTCTACGGTCAGATCCATGACAAAATTCATGTTCTGGGAAAGTTGGGCCACCAGCCTGAATTCCCCCGAGAAACGCGACTGTGCATCCATGGGTTTGCCGTCCGGCAGCACCTTTCGGCCCGAAGGGGTGTCCCCCTGGGCCAGGCACTCAATGTCCGAAAGAAGCTGGCTTTTGCCCGAACCTGTGGGGCCCACCACGCTGACCACCTCGCCGGGCAACAGGGTAATGCCCATGGCTTCGGGATGTCCGTTTTTATCAGACCCGGCCTCTATGACCAGATGGTCAAGGGTGCCATGGCTTTTGTGGCGGCACTGCTCCATCTTAGCGATGAATTCCAGAACCTGGGTGGACAGGGATTTGTGGTCCATGCCGAATTTGGACAGATGGTCCGGGGCGATGCTTTCAATGCGCGTGGCCAGAGTCGTTTGTCCCGGGCCGGGATCAATCTCAAGGGCGCTGAAAAAATCCTTTAAATATGGATATTTTCCCATCAGCCGGTCTATGCTGAAAATCAAGAGATTTGTATCTGTGGCGTGGTTTGTGGCTACTTTTTTCATCACGTAAAATCCATGGTTTTGACATTGCCGATCTGACTGTCCGGTCCGATTTTGGTCTCCCCTAAGCAGTAGGAGCACAGGGCGGCGGGCATGGTAAATCGCAGACGCATGTTATTTAATGTTTCAATGGACGCGGCTGTTTTAAAGTGCCCTGCACACAGCAAAGAACCTTGTCCTGTCAGTCCATTGACCGGCAGAACTGCGGCCTTTGCATTGGCCTGGCGGACACGAAAGGCGAAAACTTCCCGTTCAGCCTGGGAGACAATGTCTCCCTTGGTCAGCACCACAAGGTCGGCGTTTTTCAGCATGGGGCCGATTTTCCTGGGGGTGTGTACACCGCTTAAATGATCAACGACACAAACGGCCAGAATCCCTTTAATGTGGGGCGAGCAGCGGTTACAAAGCCCAGCGCTTTCACTGATCAGCATGTCAAAGCCTTGGCCGATACCCCATTGCACGCAGGCTTCGATATTGGCAATGAAGAAATGATCCGGACACAGCCCGCCGGCCAATCCTTTTTGCACAGGCAAACCCGCCCGCTCATATCTTTTGTAGTCATCCCCGGTGAGGCAGTCAAACTTGATGATACCGATGCGAAGCCCTTGTTCTAAAAGCACTGCGGCGGTGTGCAGAATCAAAGAGGTTTTTCCGCTTGAAGGCGGTCCGGCCACCGTTACCAGTCTGATGGTCGGATCCGTTTTTGTTAAGGTCTGGTTCATCTGTCATCAAGGCGCCAGGGGCGTGAATATTTTATCAATTTCAACATTTAAGGCGGGCAGATCGTTTTGTCTTAAAAAGTCCCACCCCAGCCATTTCAACGGTCTCGTCTGGACCTCGGCGGTCACATCTGCATGGGGCACTGGAAATCCGGCGCCTGCAAGGATTTGTGCCAGTTGGGTGCCCACAAGATAATCAAGCACCGGTTTAAGTTCCTCTTTTTTCTCAGGTTTGACCTGGAGGATAACCGGGCTTGCCAGGGCCCCGTCTTCGGGCCATATTATTTTAATTCGCTCCTGGTGCCGGATCCGGTCGGCAAAAAAGGCCGGCATCACATACAGTGCGCCCGGGCCGTTATTGTCTATCCGGTTGACCATCTGGGCCGGATGAAGTCCTTCAAGTACATTTTTCGCCAATGCCTCTAAGCCATTGTTGCCATGCTCCTTGAACGTGGGCAGCAGGACCGCATGGCAATAAAATCCGTCTCCACCCCTGATGATCACGCTTTTTTTCCACTCCGGTGCCAGCATATCCGCCCAGGTGCGCGGCAGTTCCCGACCGTCCAACTGATCAAGGTTTGCAATCACCACCAGGGGGTTTATGCATAGGATAGTATATTCGTTTTTGGGATCTAAGATTTGCGCATCGGAAAAAGTCAGGCCCGTCGCCGATTCGCCATAACCTGTGAAATGTCCCGGCGCCACAAAATTGTTGTAAAACCGCCGGCCTAAAAATACATTGAAATCCGCCGACACGATAATATCCGGCAGTTCCTCTTTGGATTCGATGGTGTCAACATAGGAATAGTAAGACAGTTCCTGGTTTACGTTTCCTTCCACCGCCGATTGAATGTCAATCCCCGTTTGGGTTGAAAGATCATTCATAAATTGGGAAAACGCCCGGCTGAAAGGCATTTTTAACCCGCAGGGCATCAGCCCAAGAAACGTTAAATCTTTCTGGGCCGCCATGGAGGCGAGCCCCGGGGTGTCAATGGCAGGCTCCTGGGTAATGGCACCTTCAAGCATATCAATGAATGCCTCAATGTTGA contains:
- a CDS encoding ATP-binding cassette domain-containing protein, with amino-acid sequence MKKVATNHATDTNLLIFSIDRLMGKYPYLKDFFSALEIDPGPGQTTLATRIESIAPDHLSKFGMDHKSLSTQVLEFIAKMEQCRHKSHGTLDHLVIEAGSDKNGHPEAMGITLLPGEVVSVVGPTGSGKSQLLSDIECLAQGDTPSGRKVLPDGKPMDAQSRFSGEFRLVAQLSQNMNFVMDLTVEAFLQMHAESRLINTIPEKIEQIYQSAVMLAGEPFSLDTAITSLSGGQSRALMIADVAYLSASPVVLIDEIENAGIDRVKAISLLLNKEKIVLIATHDPLLALSCDRRIVIKNGGIADVVKTLATEKNSAVCLADLDKKLGLLRERVRKGEHLIFDQKYFFDHS
- a CDS encoding GTP-binding protein, translating into MNQTLTKTDPTIRLVTVAGPPSSGKTSLILHTAAVLLEQGLRIGIIKFDCLTGDDYKRYERAGLPVQKGLAGGLCPDHFFIANIEACVQWGIGQGFDMLISESAGLCNRCSPHIKGILAVCVVDHLSGVHTPRKIGPMLKNADLVVLTKGDIVSQAEREVFAFRVRQANAKAAVLPVNGLTGQGSLLCAGHFKTAASIETLNNMRLRFTMPAALCSYCLGETKIGPDSQIGNVKTMDFT
- the hisG gene encoding ATP phosphoribosyltransferase, translated to MEKKLKLGIPKGSLQNATINLFRRSGWKINVEGRSYFPDIDDDTIECALCRAQEMSINVESGIIDAGLTGLDWVAEHESDVHVVTDLVYSKVSSRPARWVIAVAGDSEINSLEDLEGKTISTELVKFTKRFFESRNINVNVKFSWGATEAKIVSGLADAIVEITETESTIRAHNLKVIHEIMKTNTQLIANKTAWQDPVKREKIEQIAMLLQAALVAEKLVMLKMNVPESKIADVVDLLPSLNAPTVASLYQSDWFSVETVVENSVVRDLIPQLLKAGAEGIIECALNKVI
- a CDS encoding ABC transporter substrate-binding protein, producing MPTHIHADLKIYEIIQRFPQTRSVFTANGLGALVSDDAMRVLAPFLTLGTALKSRFINIEAFIDMLEGAITQEPAIDTPGLASMAAQKDLTFLGLMPCGLKMPFSRAFSQFMNDLSTQTGIDIQSAVEGNVNQELSYYSYVDTIESKEELPDIIVSADFNVFLGRRFYNNFVAPGHFTGYGESATGLTFSDAQILDPKNEYTILCINPLVVIANLDQLDGRELPRTWADMLAPEWKKSVIIRGGDGFYCHAVLLPTFKEHGNNGLEALAKNVLEGLHPAQMVNRIDNNGPGALYVMPAFFADRIRHQERIKIIWPEDGALASPVILQVKPEKKEELKPVLDYLVGTQLAQILAGAGFPVPHADVTAEVQTRPLKWLGWDFLRQNDLPALNVEIDKIFTPLAP
- the hisI gene encoding phosphoribosyl-AMP cyclohydrolase — its product is MPELDFEKTGGLIPAIAQDAETGEVLMMAYMNKAAFEETLACGNAVYYSRSRNKLWKKGETSGHVQQVKEIRVDCDNDTVLLKVTQIGGAACHKGYKSCFYRVVENNEFKIVEQRVFDPEKVYK